The genomic DNA TTCCGCGGCGGCGCTGCAGGCCCTGTATGCCGAGGCGCTCGGAGGCCCCGCGTCGGGCGGCTGACGCTCCCGGCGCTTGCTTTTCCGGGGTGCGATCACTATCTTCTTCGCGGACTTCACAGGGGAACGACCGTGGCGATACGGACAATCCGCACCTGGCCCGACGAAGTGCTGCGGCAGAAGGCGGCGCCCGTCGAGGACTTCGGCGACGAACTGCAGCGGCTCATCGACGACATGCTCGAGACCATGTACCACGCGCCCGGCGTCGGGCTCGCCGCGCCGCAGGTCGGTGTCTCGAGGCGGCTGCTGGTCATCGACGTCTCGTCGAAGACGGACCCGCAGCAGGTCATCGTGCTCGCCAACCCCGAACTGGTGGAGGCCGACGAGCCCGTCGAGGCCGAGGAGGGGTGCCTGAGCGTCCCCGACTACTCGGCGAAGATCAAGCGCGCGCGCCGCGTCGCGGTCCGCG from bacterium includes the following:
- the def gene encoding peptide deformylase — encoded protein: MAIRTIRTWPDEVLRQKAAPVEDFGDELQRLIDDMLETMYHAPGVGLAAPQVGVSRRLLVIDVSSKTDPQQVIVLANPELVEADEPVEAEEGCLSVPDYSAKIKRARRVAVRGHNRHGHPVEVRGEDLLARALQHEIDHLEGMLFIDRLSPYRREIAKKKLKKALAARDDDE